From Mycobacterium lacus, one genomic window encodes:
- the recG gene encoding ATP-dependent DNA helicase RecG → MVSLSDRLDRVLGAKSAVPLDEEFGIRTVDDLLRHYPRSYVEGATRVGADGTRPEEGEHITIVDVITDTKSFPMKKTPKRKCLRISVGAGRNKVTATFFNADYIMKDLTKHTRVMLSGEVGYFKGAMQLTHPAFLILDSPDGKNRGTKSLKSIADASKAISGELAMEEFERRFFPIYPASTKVQSWDIFKCVRQVLDVLDPVADPLPADLRAEHCLISEDEALRAIHLAESESERERARRRLTFDEAVGLQWALVARRHGELSESGPSAPPRVDGLAAELLRRLPFELTAGQREVLDVLSDGLASNRPMNRLLQGEVGSGKTIVAVLAMLQMVDAGYQCALLAPTEVLAAQHLLSIRDVLGPLAMGGQLGGADDATRAALLTGSMTAAQKKRARAEIASGQVGIVIGTHALLQDAVDFHNLGMVVVDEQHRFGVEQRDRLRAKARAGITPHLLVMTATPIPRTVALTVYGDLETSTLRELPLGRQPIATNAIFVKEKPAWLDRAWQRILEEIAEGRQAYVVAPRIDETDDPHEGDEGGRPSATAVGLFDRLRSGELAKLRLALMHGRLSADEKDAAMAAFRVGEVDVLVCTTVIEVGVDVPNATVMLVMDADRFGISQLHQLRGRIGRGEHPSLCLLVSWVPPDSPAGRRLRAVAATMDGFALADLDLKERKEGDVLGRNQSGKAITLRLLSLAEHQVFIEAARDFCTHAYDDHRPHPGLALLAARFTDTDRIEYLDKS, encoded by the coding sequence GTGGTCTCACTGAGCGATCGACTGGATCGCGTGCTGGGCGCCAAGTCCGCCGTTCCCCTCGACGAGGAATTCGGCATCCGGACCGTGGACGACCTGCTGCGGCACTATCCGCGCAGCTACGTCGAGGGCGCGACGAGGGTGGGCGCCGATGGTACGCGGCCCGAGGAGGGTGAGCACATCACCATCGTCGACGTCATCACCGATACGAAGTCGTTCCCGATGAAGAAGACCCCGAAGCGGAAGTGTCTCCGGATCAGCGTCGGTGCCGGCCGCAACAAGGTGACCGCCACCTTCTTCAACGCGGACTACATCATGAAAGACCTCACCAAGCACACGCGGGTCATGCTGTCCGGGGAAGTCGGCTACTTCAAGGGGGCCATGCAGCTCACACACCCCGCGTTTCTCATCCTCGACTCGCCGGACGGGAAGAACCGCGGCACCAAGTCGCTGAAAAGCATCGCCGATGCCTCCAAGGCCATCAGCGGCGAGCTAGCCATGGAGGAGTTCGAGCGCCGCTTCTTCCCCATCTATCCGGCTAGCACGAAGGTGCAGAGCTGGGACATCTTCAAGTGCGTGCGTCAGGTGCTCGACGTGCTTGACCCGGTGGCCGATCCGTTGCCCGCGGACCTGCGCGCCGAGCACTGCCTGATCTCCGAGGACGAAGCCCTGCGCGCCATCCACCTCGCCGAGAGCGAGTCCGAACGCGAGCGCGCGCGCCGGCGGCTCACCTTCGACGAAGCCGTCGGCCTGCAATGGGCGCTGGTCGCTCGCCGGCACGGTGAGCTGTCGGAGTCAGGCCCCTCGGCACCGCCGCGCGTTGATGGTCTGGCGGCCGAACTGCTGCGGCGGCTGCCGTTCGAGCTGACGGCGGGACAGCGCGAGGTGCTCGACGTGCTGTCCGACGGGCTCGCGTCGAACCGCCCGATGAATCGTCTGCTGCAGGGTGAGGTCGGATCGGGCAAGACGATCGTCGCGGTGCTAGCCATGCTGCAGATGGTCGACGCCGGTTACCAGTGCGCCCTGCTGGCACCGACGGAAGTCCTTGCCGCACAACATCTGCTGTCGATCCGTGACGTGCTGGGCCCATTGGCGATGGGGGGCCAGCTGGGTGGCGCCGACGATGCCACCCGGGCAGCGTTGCTCACCGGCTCGATGACGGCGGCGCAGAAAAAGCGAGCTCGTGCCGAGATCGCTAGTGGTCAGGTCGGCATCGTGATCGGCACGCACGCGCTGCTGCAGGATGCGGTGGACTTCCACAACCTGGGCATGGTGGTGGTCGACGAGCAACACCGGTTCGGTGTCGAGCAGCGAGATCGGTTGCGCGCCAAGGCGCGTGCCGGTATCACGCCGCACCTGTTGGTGATGACCGCGACGCCGATCCCGCGCACCGTCGCACTCACCGTCTACGGCGACTTGGAGACCTCGACGCTGCGCGAGCTTCCGCTCGGGCGTCAGCCGATCGCCACCAACGCCATCTTCGTCAAGGAAAAGCCCGCCTGGCTCGACCGGGCCTGGCAGCGCATCCTCGAGGAGATCGCCGAAGGCCGCCAGGCCTATGTGGTGGCGCCCCGGATCGACGAGACCGACGACCCGCACGAGGGTGACGAGGGCGGTCGCCCATCGGCGACCGCGGTGGGTCTTTTCGATCGGTTGCGTTCTGGTGAATTGGCGAAACTGCGGCTGGCGCTCATGCACGGAAGGTTGTCGGCCGACGAGAAGGACGCCGCGATGGCGGCTTTCCGGGTGGGTGAGGTCGATGTGCTGGTGTGCACCACCGTGATCGAGGTGGGCGTCGACGTCCCCAACGCCACGGTCATGCTGGTGATGGACGCCGACCGCTTCGGAATCAGCCAGCTGCATCAGCTGCGCGGCCGCATCGGCCGGGGCGAGCATCCGAGCCTGTGTCTGCTGGTCAGTTGGGTGCCGCCCGATTCGCCGGCGGGACGGCGGCTGCGTGCGGTCGCCGCGACAATGGACGGGTTCGCCCTCGCCGACCTGGATCTGAAGGAGCGCAAGGAGGGAGATGTGCTGGGCCGCAACCAGTCCGGCAAGGCGATCACGCTGCGGTTGCTGTCGTTGGCCGAGCATCAGGTGTTCATCGAGGCCGCCCGGGATTTCTGCACGCACGCCTACGACGACCACCGCCCGCATCCCGGATTGGCGCTGCTGGCAGCACGATTCACCGACACCGACCGCATCGAATACCTGGACAAGTCATGA
- a CDS encoding alpha/beta hydrolase: MTKSLPGAQDLHLGARPTPIRWTSRVQSTVINVGVKAIPWIPERAKRLLTGGRAVVIDGNTLDPTLQLMLSSLRVVGIDGLVVDDDAAASRAQFRQSMHDFPGPQIHVEVRETSIPGPAGELRARHYSPPNDVAAPLLVFYHGGGWVIGDLDTHDALCRLTCRDAGIHVLSIDYRLAPEHPAPAAVDDAYAAFKWAYEHAEDLGAVAGKVAVGGDSAGGNLAAVVCQLARDDGGPAPVLQWLIYPRTDFTSRSRSLSLFGHGFLLTKRDIDWFEAQYLRAAGIDRADPRVSPLLAESLSGLAPALMAVAGFDPLRDEGESYAAALRAAGTPVDLRSQGSLTHGFVNLFQLGGGSAAGTSELISALRAHLSRA; encoded by the coding sequence ATGACCAAGAGTTTGCCAGGCGCGCAGGACCTCCACCTCGGAGCACGGCCCACGCCGATTCGGTGGACGAGTCGCGTGCAGAGCACCGTCATCAACGTTGGCGTCAAGGCCATTCCGTGGATCCCGGAGCGCGCCAAGCGGCTGCTAACGGGCGGCCGGGCGGTCGTCATCGACGGCAATACGCTTGATCCCACGCTGCAATTGATGCTGTCGAGTCTGCGGGTCGTCGGCATCGACGGCCTGGTCGTCGACGACGACGCGGCCGCTTCCCGGGCCCAGTTTCGCCAGAGCATGCACGACTTTCCCGGCCCGCAGATTCATGTCGAGGTGCGCGAAACGTCGATACCAGGACCGGCCGGCGAACTCCGGGCGCGGCACTACAGCCCGCCCAACGACGTGGCCGCGCCGTTGCTGGTCTTCTACCACGGCGGCGGCTGGGTAATCGGCGACCTGGACACCCATGACGCCCTGTGCCGGTTGACCTGTCGCGACGCCGGCATCCACGTGCTGTCGATCGACTATCGCCTGGCCCCGGAGCATCCGGCCCCGGCCGCGGTTGACGATGCTTACGCGGCCTTCAAGTGGGCGTACGAGCACGCCGAGGACCTCGGCGCGGTCGCGGGGAAGGTCGCGGTCGGCGGGGACAGCGCGGGCGGCAACCTCGCGGCCGTCGTGTGCCAACTGGCGCGCGATGACGGGGGCCCGGCCCCCGTGCTGCAGTGGCTGATCTACCCGCGTACCGATTTCACCTCTCGGAGCCGATCGCTGAGCCTGTTCGGGCACGGTTTTTTGCTGACCAAACGGGACATCGATTGGTTCGAGGCTCAATATTTGCGGGCTGCCGGGATCGACCGCGCCGACCCCCGGGTGTCGCCGTTGCTGGCCGAGTCGCTGTCCGGGCTGGCGCCGGCGCTGATGGCGGTCGCGGGTTTCGACCCGCTGCGCGACGAGGGCGAGAGCTACGCCGCCGCACTGCGGGCCGCCGGGACCCCGGTCGACTTGCGTAGCCAGGGTTCGTTGACGCACGGCTTCGTCAATCTGTTTCAGCTCGGGGGCGGCAGCGCCGCCGGGACCAGCGAGCTGATCTCGGCGCTCCGTGCGCACCTGAGCCGGGCCTGA
- a CDS encoding vitamin K epoxide reductase family protein, giving the protein MSAHLAEPPGDLTPREVWVPTLSAWWLLIAGVIGLGASMTLTVEKIRILLNPSYVPSCNVNPIVSCGSVMVTPQASLLGFPNPLVGIAAFTVVLVTGVLAVAKVPLPRWYWIGLTVGTLIGAAFVHWLIFQSLYRIGALCPYCMVVWAVTITLLVVVSSIAFRPASQSRVARAAHQWRWSIAALWFTAVFLLIMVRFWNYWSTLV; this is encoded by the coding sequence GTGTCAGCTCACCTCGCCGAACCACCCGGCGACCTGACACCGCGTGAGGTATGGGTTCCCACGCTCAGCGCGTGGTGGCTGCTGATCGCGGGTGTGATCGGCCTGGGTGCCTCGATGACGCTGACGGTGGAGAAGATCAGGATTCTGCTCAACCCGTCCTATGTGCCCTCGTGCAACGTCAACCCGATAGTGTCGTGCGGCTCGGTGATGGTGACCCCCCAGGCGTCACTGCTGGGCTTCCCCAACCCGCTGGTCGGCATCGCCGCCTTCACCGTGGTGCTGGTCACCGGCGTGTTGGCGGTGGCGAAAGTGCCTCTGCCCCGGTGGTATTGGATCGGGCTGACGGTTGGGACGCTGATTGGTGCGGCGTTCGTGCACTGGCTGATCTTCCAGAGCCTGTACCGCATCGGGGCGTTGTGCCCGTATTGCATGGTGGTCTGGGCCGTCACCATCACCCTGCTGGTCGTGGTCTCCTCCATCGCGTTTCGGCCGGCGAGCCAAAGCCGCGTCGCGCGGGCGGCCCACCAGTGGCGATGGTCGATCGCCGCGCTCTGGTTCACCGCCGTGTTCCTGCTCATCATGGTGCGGTTCTGGAATTATTGGTCGACACTCGTCTGA
- a CDS encoding DsbA family protein, translating to MADKPKRPPKFDLKNADSGFGRLLQIGGTALVVIFAVVLVFYIVTSHHKDGGAEGAGGAVRVTSSKLVTQPGTSNPKAVVTFYEDFLCPACGNFERNFGPTVSKLIDVGAIAADYDMVAILDSPRNQNYSSRAGAAAYCVADESIDAFRRFHAALFSADLQPAEGGKNFPDNARLIEIAREAGVVGKVGDCINSGKYIAKVEGAAAAANVRATPTIKINGTDYDPTTPDALVAKIKEIVGDVPGLDAAVTPAAS from the coding sequence GTGGCCGACAAACCTAAACGTCCCCCGAAATTCGACTTGAAGAACGCCGACAGCGGGTTCGGCCGGCTTCTCCAGATCGGGGGCACCGCGCTCGTCGTCATCTTCGCGGTCGTCCTGGTGTTCTACATCGTGACGTCGCACCACAAGGACGGCGGCGCCGAGGGTGCGGGCGGCGCGGTGCGCGTGACTTCGAGCAAGTTGGTCACCCAACCCGGCACCAGCAACCCCAAGGCCGTCGTGACCTTTTACGAGGACTTCTTGTGTCCGGCGTGCGGCAATTTCGAGCGGAATTTCGGCCCGACGGTGTCCAAACTCATCGACGTCGGCGCCATTGCGGCCGATTACGACATGGTCGCCATTCTGGACAGCCCGCGGAACCAGAACTATTCGTCGCGGGCGGGCGCCGCGGCGTATTGCGTCGCCGATGAATCCATCGATGCGTTCCGTCGTTTCCATGCCGCGTTGTTCAGTGCGGACCTGCAGCCCGCTGAAGGCGGCAAGAACTTCCCCGACAACGCGCGGCTGATCGAAATCGCCCGCGAAGCCGGCGTCGTGGGCAAGGTCGGCGACTGTATCAACAGCGGGAAGTACATCGCCAAGGTTGAGGGGGCGGCCGCCGCGGCAAACGTGCGCGCGACCCCGACGATCAAGATCAACGGCACCGACTACGACCCGACTACTCCGGACGCGCTCGTCGCCAAGATCAAAGAAATCGTCGGCGACGTGCCGGGCCTGGACGCCGCCGTAACCCCCGCGGCGTCGTGA
- a CDS encoding DAK2 domain-containing protein, with the protein MDASALRDWAHIAVGDLITHIDEINRLNVFPVADSDTGTNMLFTMRSALAEANTVSSPDDVARVAAALSAGALNGARGNSGVILSQILRGIADVTACAADSGGGLPVIDAAVLGAALWRGVELVITSMGGVEVPGTIVSVLRAAAGAVEQCAQGGEGLAGAVIAAGDAAVVALEKTPEQLDVLAEAGAVDAGGRGLLVLLDALRSTITGQAPARSVYEPSPTRASPVKAAAERRAPQFEVMYLLDGCEAAEAESLRYRLAELGESVAIAAAPSATGGSYSVHVHTDDAGAAVEAGLAAGQLRRIVISALSSGAVGLPAGSWTRERAVLAVVDGDGAAELFTGEGASVLRPSPNAWGPGPAAAPDISAHQLVRAVVDTGAAQVMVLPNGYVAAEELVAGCAAAIGWGVDVVPVPTGSMVQGLAALAVHEPGRHAVDDGYTMARAAGAARHGSVRIATEKALTWAGTCEPGDGLGIAGDEVLIVAADVAAAAIGLLDLLLASGGDLVTVLVGAGTATGTDDIAGILQEHVHDQHPGTELVVYHTGHRGDTLLIGVE; encoded by the coding sequence CTGGATGCCTCGGCATTGCGGGACTGGGCGCACATCGCCGTCGGCGACCTCATCACCCACATCGACGAGATCAACCGGCTCAACGTGTTCCCGGTCGCCGATTCCGACACCGGCACCAACATGTTGTTCACCATGCGCTCCGCGCTCGCTGAAGCCAATACGGTGAGCTCCCCGGACGATGTCGCCCGAGTCGCCGCGGCGTTGTCCGCCGGCGCGCTGAACGGAGCACGCGGCAACTCCGGGGTGATCCTGTCGCAGATCTTGCGCGGTATTGCCGACGTGACCGCGTGTGCGGCCGACTCCGGTGGCGGATTGCCCGTGATCGACGCGGCCGTCCTGGGGGCCGCGTTGTGGCGCGGCGTCGAGCTGGTCATCACCTCGATGGGAGGCGTGGAGGTTCCGGGAACCATCGTGTCGGTGCTGCGCGCGGCCGCCGGTGCCGTCGAGCAGTGCGCCCAGGGCGGAGAGGGTCTGGCCGGCGCGGTCATCGCCGCCGGTGATGCGGCGGTTGTCGCCCTGGAGAAGACCCCCGAGCAGCTCGACGTTCTCGCCGAGGCCGGCGCGGTGGACGCCGGCGGACGGGGCCTGCTGGTCCTGTTGGACGCGCTGCGCTCGACGATCACCGGGCAGGCGCCCGCCCGTTCGGTCTATGAGCCGTCGCCGACGCGGGCGTCGCCGGTAAAGGCGGCCGCGGAGCGCCGTGCCCCACAATTCGAGGTGATGTACCTGTTGGATGGGTGCGAGGCCGCAGAAGCGGAATCGCTGCGGTATCGGCTCGCGGAGCTGGGCGAATCGGTGGCCATTGCGGCCGCGCCCTCGGCGACCGGGGGCAGCTACTCCGTGCACGTCCACACCGACGACGCTGGTGCCGCTGTCGAGGCAGGACTGGCGGCCGGGCAACTGCGCCGGATCGTCATCTCGGCGCTTAGCTCCGGCGCCGTCGGACTGCCCGCGGGCAGCTGGACGCGGGAGCGTGCGGTGCTTGCCGTCGTCGACGGCGACGGTGCTGCCGAGTTGTTCACGGGGGAGGGTGCCAGCGTGCTGCGACCGAGCCCGAACGCGTGGGGTCCCGGGCCGGCAGCGGCCCCCGATATCAGCGCCCATCAGCTGGTGCGGGCCGTGGTGGACACCGGTGCCGCGCAGGTGATGGTGCTGCCCAACGGTTACGTCGCCGCCGAGGAACTGGTCGCCGGATGCGCTGCGGCTATCGGTTGGGGTGTCGACGTGGTGCCCGTGCCGACCGGCTCGATGGTGCAGGGTTTGGCCGCGCTGGCCGTGCACGAGCCTGGCCGCCACGCCGTCGACGACGGCTACACCATGGCCAGGGCCGCCGGCGCCGCCCGGCACGGATCGGTGCGCATCGCCACCGAGAAGGCGCTGACCTGGGCCGGCACCTGTGAGCCGGGCGACGGCCTGGGCATCGCGGGCGACGAGGTGCTGATCGTGGCCGCCGACGTCGCCGCCGCGGCGATCGGTCTGCTCGACCTGCTGCTGGCCTCCGGCGGCGACCTGGTGACCGTCTTGGTGGGCGCCGGCACCGCGACAGGGACCGACGACATAGCCGGCATCCTGCAAGAGCATGTGCACGACCAGCATCCGGGCACCGAGCTGGTCGTCTACCACACCGGACACCGCGGCGATACGCTGCTGATCGGGGTCGAGTAG
- the rpmB gene encoding 50S ribosomal protein L28 translates to MAAVCDICGKGPGFGKSVSHSHRRTSRRWDPNVQTVHAVARPGGNKKRLNVCTSCIKAGKVSRG, encoded by the coding sequence ATGGCCGCTGTGTGCGATATCTGCGGGAAAGGCCCCGGCTTCGGCAAGTCGGTGTCGCACTCCCACCGCCGCACTAGCCGCCGGTGGGACCCCAATGTTCAGACCGTGCACGCCGTTGCCCGTCCCGGCGGCAACAAGAAGCGGCTCAACGTCTGCACTTCCTGCATCAAAGCTGGCAAGGTCAGCCGCGGCTGA
- a CDS encoding uracil-DNA glycosylase — translation MTARPLCELVEQGWAAALEPVADQVAQMGQFLRAEIAAGRKYLPAGPNVLRAFTFPFDDVRVLIVGQDPYPTPGHAVGLSFSVAPDVRPLPRSLENIFGEYSADLGYPQPSCGDLTPWAQRGVLLLNRVLTVRPSNPASHRGKGWEAVTECAIRALAARSRPMVAILWGRDASTLKPMLAAGNCVAIESAHPSPLSASRGFFGSRPFSRANEMLVGMGANPIDWRLP, via the coding sequence ATGACCGCGCGCCCGTTGTGTGAACTCGTCGAGCAGGGGTGGGCGGCCGCGCTGGAACCTGTCGCCGATCAGGTGGCCCAAATGGGGCAGTTTCTCCGGGCCGAGATCGCGGCCGGGCGCAAATATCTCCCTGCTGGTCCGAATGTGTTGCGCGCCTTCACGTTTCCGTTCGACGATGTCCGGGTTTTGATCGTCGGGCAGGACCCCTACCCGACACCCGGGCATGCTGTGGGCCTGAGCTTCTCGGTGGCCCCCGACGTACGACCGCTGCCGCGCAGCCTGGAAAACATCTTCGGTGAATACAGCGCCGACCTGGGCTATCCCCAGCCCTCGTGCGGTGATCTGACGCCCTGGGCGCAGCGCGGCGTGCTGCTGTTGAACAGGGTGCTCACGGTGCGGCCCAGTAACCCGGCGTCGCATCGGGGCAAGGGCTGGGAAGCCGTCACGGAGTGCGCGATCCGCGCGCTGGCCGCGCGGTCGCGGCCGATGGTGGCGATCTTGTGGGGGCGCGACGCGTCGACGCTCAAGCCGATGCTGGCGGCCGGCAACTGCGTTGCCATCGAGTCGGCGCATCCTTCACCGCTGTCGGCCTCCCGCGGATTCTTTGGATCGCGGCCGTTCAGTCGTGCCAACGAGATGCTCGTGGGGATGGGCGCCAACCCGATCGACTGGCGGCTGCCCTGA
- a CDS encoding aldo/keto reductase: MTGESGAAAIPSIALNDENTMPVLGLGVAELSEDETERAVSAALEIGCRLIDTAAVYGNEAAVGRAIAASGIPRAELFVTTKLATADHGFTSAQEACKASLERLGLDYVDLYLIHWPAPSVGKYVDAFGGMIQSRGNGHTRSIGVSNFTEEHLSNVIDLTFFTPAVNQIELHPLLNQLELRTANAQHNVVTQSYTPLVLGRLMDNPTVTSVAAEYDRTPAQVLLRWNLQLGNAVIFRSTKPERIASNFDVFDFELATEHMDRLNGLNDGTRVREDPLTYAGT, encoded by the coding sequence GTGACTGGCGAGTCGGGCGCCGCCGCCATACCCTCAATAGCCCTCAATGACGAAAACACGATGCCGGTGCTTGGCCTCGGCGTGGCGGAATTGTCCGAGGACGAGACCGAACGCGCGGTGTCGGCGGCCCTGGAAATCGGTTGCCGGCTCATCGATACCGCCGCGGTCTATGGCAATGAAGCCGCGGTCGGCCGCGCGATCGCGGCCTCCGGCATTCCGCGCGCGGAGCTGTTCGTCACCACCAAACTGGCCACCGCGGACCACGGCTTCACCAGCGCGCAGGAAGCTTGCAAGGCCAGCCTGGAGCGACTCGGCCTCGATTACGTCGACCTCTACCTGATCCACTGGCCGGCCCCGTCGGTGGGGAAGTACGTGGATGCCTTCGGCGGCATGATCCAATCGCGCGGGAACGGGCATACCCGCTCGATCGGCGTGTCCAACTTCACCGAGGAGCATCTCTCGAACGTCATCGATCTCACGTTCTTCACACCGGCGGTCAACCAGATCGAGCTGCATCCACTGCTCAACCAGCTCGAACTGCGGACAGCAAATGCGCAGCACAACGTCGTCACACAGTCCTATACCCCGTTGGTTCTGGGCAGGCTGATGGACAATCCGACCGTCACATCGGTGGCCGCCGAATACGACCGCACCCCGGCGCAAGTGCTGCTTCGGTGGAACCTGCAGCTCGGTAATGCGGTGATTTTCCGTTCGACGAAACCCGAGCGCATCGCCAGCAACTTCGACGTCTTCGATTTCGAATTGGCGACCGAGCATATGGATCGGCTGAACGGACTCAACGACGGCACCCGGGTGCGGGAGGACCCGCTGACCTACGCCGGAACGTAG
- a CDS encoding thiamine-phosphate kinase has protein sequence MRDDASGESPTLEQVGEFAVIDRLVRGRGQPPGVELGPGDDAAVVSVGDGRVVVSTDMLVQERHFRLDWSTPHDVGRKAIAQNAADIEAMGARATAFVVSFGAPGDTPIAKVDALVDGLWDEAERVGASIVGGDLVSCPQWVMSVAALGDLDGRAPVLRSGAKAGSVIAVVGELGRSAAGYALWRKDIGGVDGFDELRRRHLVPEPPYGQGAAAAAAGAQAMIDVSDGLIADARHVAEASGVSIDLSTAALAADRAALTAAGAAVGTDPWSWVLGGGEDHALVACFAGPLPAGWRVIGRVFDGPARVLVDGAEWGGYAGWQSFER, from the coding sequence GTGCGCGACGATGCATCGGGGGAGTCTCCGACGCTGGAGCAGGTCGGTGAGTTCGCCGTCATCGACCGGTTGGTGCGGGGCCGCGGGCAGCCGCCGGGGGTCGAGCTCGGGCCCGGCGACGACGCGGCGGTGGTGTCGGTCGGCGACGGTCGCGTCGTGGTGTCGACCGACATGCTCGTGCAGGAGCGGCACTTCCGCCTGGATTGGTCGACCCCCCACGACGTCGGACGCAAGGCGATCGCCCAGAACGCCGCCGACATCGAGGCGATGGGCGCGCGGGCCACCGCGTTCGTGGTGAGCTTCGGCGCGCCAGGTGATACGCCGATCGCGAAAGTGGATGCTCTGGTCGACGGACTGTGGGACGAGGCGGAGCGGGTCGGGGCCAGCATCGTCGGCGGCGACCTCGTCAGCTGTCCGCAGTGGGTGATGTCGGTGGCGGCGCTCGGAGACCTTGACGGTCGTGCGCCGGTGTTGCGGTCAGGGGCCAAAGCCGGCTCGGTGATAGCCGTCGTCGGTGAACTGGGCCGATCGGCCGCCGGATATGCACTGTGGCGCAAGGATATTGGGGGGGTTGACGGGTTCGACGAGTTGCGGCGCCGCCACCTGGTGCCTGAGCCACCCTACGGGCAGGGAGCGGCGGCCGCCGCTGCCGGCGCCCAGGCGATGATCGACGTCTCCGACGGTCTGATCGCCGATGCGCGGCACGTCGCCGAGGCATCCGGGGTGAGTATCGACTTGTCCACCGCGGCCTTGGCCGCCGATCGTGCCGCGCTGACCGCGGCCGGCGCCGCCGTCGGCACCGATCCGTGGTCGTGGGTGCTGGGCGGCGGAGAGGATCACGCCCTGGTGGCCTGTTTCGCCGGTCCGCTGCCGGCGGGATGGCGCGTCATCGGGCGGGTGTTCGACGGGCCGGCCCGGGTGCTCGTCGACGGCGCGGAGTGGGGTGGTTACGCGGGCTGGCAGTCGTTCGAGCGGTGA
- a CDS encoding HNH endonuclease family protein → MNRKMLLGLAATAGLALVVAYQTLGSSAARHAQEFAARADIPTVQPGTDVLAGIAVLPQRIHRYDYRRAAYGDAWDDNNDAPLGHNGCDTRDDILDRDLVDKTYVSIKRCPNAVATGILHDPYTNTVIAFQRGAKVGESVQIDHIVPLAYAWDMGASGWADPERLRFANDPANLLAVQGQANQDKGDLPPAQWMPPNTAFACQYAMQFIAVLRGYSLPVDQASAGVLRKAAETCPTA, encoded by the coding sequence ATGAACCGCAAAATGCTGCTGGGGCTGGCGGCGACCGCGGGCCTTGCGCTCGTGGTCGCCTATCAGACGCTGGGGTCATCGGCGGCCAGGCACGCCCAGGAGTTCGCCGCGCGCGCTGACATCCCGACCGTGCAACCCGGTACCGATGTGCTCGCCGGCATCGCCGTGCTGCCGCAGCGGATCCACCGCTATGACTACCGCCGGGCGGCCTACGGCGACGCCTGGGACGACAACAACGACGCCCCGCTCGGGCACAACGGGTGCGACACCCGCGACGACATCCTCGACCGCGATCTCGTCGACAAGACGTATGTGTCGATCAAGCGGTGCCCGAATGCCGTGGCCACCGGCATCCTGCACGACCCGTACACCAACACCGTCATCGCTTTCCAGCGCGGCGCCAAGGTCGGCGAATCGGTGCAGATCGACCACATCGTGCCGCTGGCGTACGCGTGGGACATGGGGGCCAGCGGCTGGGCCGATCCCGAACGGCTGCGGTTCGCCAACGATCCGGCGAACCTACTGGCCGTCCAGGGCCAAGCGAATCAGGACAAGGGCGACTTGCCGCCCGCTCAGTGGATGCCGCCCAACACCGCGTTCGCGTGCCAGTACGCCATGCAATTCATCGCCGTGCTGCGGGGCTATTCGTTGCCGGTGGACCAGGCGTCCGCGGGCGTCCTGCGAAAAGCCGCGGAAACCTGCCCGACGGCATAG